The following proteins are encoded in a genomic region of Brachypodium distachyon strain Bd21 chromosome 1, Brachypodium_distachyon_v3.0, whole genome shotgun sequence:
- the LOC100842214 gene encoding V-type proton ATPase catalytic subunit A, with the protein MAHGDRMTTFEESERESEYGYVRKVSGPVVVADGMGGAAMYELVRVGHDSLIGEIIRLEGDSATIQVYEETAGLMVNDPVLRTKKPLSVELGPGILGNIFDGIQRPLKTIAIKSGDVYIPRGVSVPALDKDQLWEFQPNKLGVGDAITNGDLYATVFENTLMKHHVALPPGSMGKISYIAPAGQYSLQDTVLELEFQGIKKEFTMLHTWPVRTPRPVSSKLAADTPLLTGQRVLDALFPSVLGGTCAIPGAFGCGKTVISQALSKYSNSDTVVYVGCGERGNEMAEVLMDFPQLTMTLPDGREESVMKRTTLVANTSNMPVAAREASIYTGITIAEYFRDMGYNVSMMADSTSRWAEALREISGRLAEMPADSGYPAYLASRLASFYERAGKVQCLGSPDRTGSVTIVGAVSPPGGDFSDPVTSATLSIVQVFWGLDKKLAQRKHFPSVNWLISYSKYSTALESFYEKFDPDFIDMRTKAREVLQREDDLNEIVQLVGKDALGESDKITLETAKLLREDYLAQNAFTPYDKYCPFYKSVWMMRNIIHFNTLANQAVERAANADGHKITYSVVKSRMGDLFYRLVSQKFEDPAEGEDVLVAKFQKLYDDLTTGFRNLEDEAR; encoded by the exons ATGGCGCACGGCGACCGCATGACGACCTTCGAGgagagcgagagggagagcgagTACGGCTACGTCCGCAAG GTCTCTGGACCTGTGGTCGTGGCTGATGGCATGGGTGGTGCTGCCATGTACGAACTTGTTCGTGTTGGTCATGATAGCCTCATTGGGGAAATTATTCGTCTTGAGGGCGATTCAGCTACAATTCAAG TTTACGAGGAAACAGCTGGGCTAATGGTTAATGATCCAGTGTTGAGAACAAAAAAG CCTCTTTCAGTTGAATTGGGACCTGGTATCCTTGGAAATATTTTTGATGGAATCCAG CGTCCTCTAAAAACTATTGCTATTAAATCTGGAGATGTCTATATTCCACGTGGTGTTTCAGTCCCTGCCCTTGACAAAGATCAACTGTGGGAGTTTCAGCCAAATAAGCTAG GTGTTGGAGATGCTATCACCAACGGAGATCTATATGCT ACCGTATTTGAGAATACACTGATGAAGCACCATGTTGCGCTTCCACCTGGTTCTATGGGAAAAATTAGTTACATTGCCCCTGCTGGCCAGTACAGTTTGCAG GATACAGTGCTGGAATTGGAGTTTCAGGGCATCAAAAAAGAGTTCACCATGCTCCAT ACATGGCCTGTCCGGACACCAAGGCCTGTTTCATCAAAACTTGCTGCTGATACACCTCTTCTAACAGGACAG CGTGTGCTTGACGCACTGTTCCCCTCGGTGCTTGGAGGAACATGTGCTATTCCAGGAGCATTTGGTTGTGGAAAAACTGTCATTAGTCAGGCTCTCTCGAAG TACTCCAATTCTGACACTGTGGTTTATGTGGGCTGTGGTGAGAGAGGAAATGAGATGGCTGAGGTCCTTATGGACTTCCCGCAGTTGACAATGACATTGCCTGATGGACGTGAAGAGTCAGTCATGAAAAGAACAACACTCGTGGCTAACACGTCCAACATGCCTGTCGCTGCTCGTGAAGCCTCCATTTATACAG GAATTACAATCGCTGAGTACTTCCGTGACATGGGCTATAATGTTAGTATGATGGCTGACTCCACGTCCCGATGGGCCGAAGCACTGCGTGAGATTTCAGGACGTTTG GCTGAAATGCCTGCCGATAGTGGTTACCCCGCATAtttggcttcacggttggcaTCCTTTTATGAACGTGCTGGTAAGGTGCAATGTCTTGGCAGTCCAGACCGGACAGGCAGTGTTACAATTGTTGGTGCCGTCTCCCCTCCTGGTGGAGATTTTTCAGATCCTGTTACCTCTGCAACCCTTAGTATTGTTCAG GTCTTCTGGGGATTGGATAAGAAGCTGGCACAAAGGAAGCATTTCCCATCTGTTAATTGGCTCATTTCTTACTCAAAATATTCCACG GCTTTGGAATCCTTTTATGAAAAGTTCGATCCTGACTTCATTGATATGAGAACAAAAGCTCGTGAAGTGTTGCAGAGAGAGGATGATCTAAATGAAATTGTCCAG CTTGTTGGTAAAGATGCATTGGGAGAATCTGACAAGATTACCCTGGAGACAGCCAAGCTCCTGAGGGAAGATTATTTGGCACAAAATGCATTTACACC ATATGACAAGTATTGTCCATTCTACAAATCTGTTTGGATGATGCGCAACATTATTCATTTCAACACATTAGCGAATCAG GCTGTGGAGCGAGCAGCTAATGCTGATGGACATAAGATAACCTACAGTGTTGTAAAGAGTCGTATGGGTGATCTATTTTATCGCCTTGT ATCGCAAAAGTTTGAAGACCCTGCAGAAGGCGAAGACGTTTTAGTTGCGAAATTCCAGAAATTGTACGACGACCTCACCACTGGATTCCGCAACCTAGAAGACGAAGCTAGGTAA
- the LOC100832202 gene encoding uncharacterized protein LOC100832202 — protein MTVMPPQRNRPAAKKPMWIIVLLCMVCVMLIGAYVYPPRKYSQCYLSASSVCTSFKDWLPSIGRREKTDEEIISAAVMKDILAMPMSASKSPKIALMFLTPGSLPFEKLWEKFLQGHEGRYSIYVHASRQKPVHSSSLFVGRDIHSDAVVWGKISMIDAEKRLLANALEDADNQFFVLLSDSCVPLHSFDYVYNYLMGTNISFVDCFQDPGPHGNGRYSLEMLPEIEERDFRKGAQWFAITRRHALLILADNLYYKKFKLYCKPADGRNCIADEHYLPTLFNMVDPGGIANWSVTHVDWSEGKWHPRSYRAEDVTYDLLKNITAVDENFHVTSDDQKLVTQKPCLWNGSKSPCYLFARKFYPETVDNLLKIFTSYTSV, from the exons ATGACTGTCATGCCGCCTCAGCGCAATCGGCCCGCTGCCAAGAAGCCCATGTGGATAATCGTGCTCTTGTGCATGGTTTGTGTTATGTTGATTGGGGCTTATGTGTACCCGCCGCGCAAGTACTCGCAGTGCTACCTCTCTGCATCTAGTGTCTGTACATCTTTCAAGGATTGGCTCCCTTCCATAGGCCGTCGGGAGAAGACTGATGAGGAGATTATTTCAGCGGCAGTTATGAAGGATATTCTTGCAATGCCAATGTCTGCGTCGAAGAGTCCGAAGATCGCTCTTATGTTCTTGACACCTGGTTCATTGCCCTTTGAGAAATTGTGGGAGAAGTTTTTGCAG GGTCACGAGGGGCGATACTCCATCTATGTGCACGCGTCGCGTCAGAAGCCTGTGCATTCTAGTTCTTTGTTTGTTGGCCGAGATATTCACAGTGACGCG GTAGTATGGGGAAAGATTTCTATGATTGATGCAGAGAAGAGACTATTAGCCAATGCTCTGGAAGATGCTGATAACCAATTTTTTGTCTTGCTTTCTGATAG CTGTGTTCCGCTGCATTCATTTGACTATGTCTATAATTACCTGATGGGAACAAATATTAGTTTCGTTGACTG CTTCCAGGATCCTGGTCCACATGGAAATGGAAGGTATTCTCTCGAGATGCTTCCTGAAATAGAGGAGAGGGATTTCAGAAAGGGTGCCCAG TGGTTTGCAATTACACGGAGACATGCTTTATTGATTCTGGCGGACAACCTTTACTACAAGAAATTCAAGCTATATTGCAAG CCAGCAGATGGACGCAACTGTATTGCTGATGAGCATTATTTGCCAACACTATTCAAT ATGGTAGATCCTGGTGGGATAGCTAATTGGTCGGTTACACATGTTGATTGGTCCGAGGGGAAATGGCATCCAAGGTCATATAGAGCTGAGGACGTCACCTATGATCTCTTAAAGAATATAACA GCTGTTGATGAGAACTTTCATGTAACAAGTGATGATCAG AAACTTGTGACACAGAAGCCATGTTTGTGGAACGGATCAAAGAGTCCATGCTACCTTTTTGCTAGAAAATTTTATCCCGAAACTGTTGACAATTTACTGAAGATATTCACCAGTTACACATCTGTTTGA
- the LOC100845878 gene encoding cryptochrome DASH, chloroplastic/mitochondrial isoform X1 yields the protein MLHHLSSSSCFPSTAQSLLLLPRSTANLRVLLTMSHDASSSSSSSRPLHGAAAVAVPSLGADETAATADEAFRRHTSPGLRRGGGGGVAVVWFRNDLRVLDNEALVRAWAAAEAVLPVYCVDPRIFAGVTHRFGFPKTGALRAQFLIECLEDLKQNLQKRGLNLLVRHGKPEDILPAIAKAVRAHTVYAHQETCSEEILVERLVHRGLEQVVIPQGPGGASNQNKPLNPKLQLIWGTTMYHVDDLLFPVSNLPDVYTQFRKAVESKSSVQNCCKLPPLLGPAPSSGLDELGGWGSIPTLESLGLSVTKSEKGMHFLGGESAALGRVHEYFWKKDQLKVYKETRNGMLGPDYSTKFSPWLASGSLSPRYICEEVKRYEKQRVANDSTYWVLFELIWRDYFRFLSVKYGSSIFHLGGPRKVVSKWSQDQVLFESWRNGRTGYPLIDANMKELLATGFMSNRGRQIVCSFLVRDMAIDWRMGAEWFETCLLDYDPASNYGNWTYGAGVGNDPREDRYFSIPKQAKTYDPDGEYVAYWLPELQSLPKERRNFPGASYIKQIIPLKFDGGHQKKDQQFNRQRKPNNIYRRQK from the exons ATGCTCCACcacctctcctcttcctcctgcttTCCTTCCACGGCCCaatccctcctcctcctcccgagaTCAACCGCCAACCTCCGCGTCCTCCTCACTATGAGCCACGACGCGAGCTCGAGTTCGAGCTCTTCTCGCCCCCTGCACGgcgcagcggcggtggcggtgcctTCCCTGGGCGCGGACGAGACCGCCGcgacggccgatgaggccttCCGGCGGCACACCTCGCCAGGTCTGcggcgtggaggcggcggtggagtgGCCGTCGTGTGGTTCAGGAACGACCTCCGGGTGCTCGACAACGAGGCGCTGGTGCGCGCGTGGGCGGCCGCCGAGGCCGTCCTGCCCGTCTACTGCGTCGATCCCCGGATATTCGCCGGCGTCACGCACCGCTTCGGGTTCCCCAAAACTGGAG CATTGAGGGCGCAATTCTTGATAGAGTGTCTGGAAGACCTGAAGCAGAATCTGCAGAAACGAGGCCTCAACTTGCTCGTCCGGCACGGAAAGCCTGAAGACATCCTCCCTGCAATTGCCAAGGCTGTCAGAGCACATACA GTCTATGCTCATCAGGAAACCTGCAGCGAGGAAATCCTAGTCGAGCGCCTTGTGCACAGAGGTTTGGAGCAAGTAGTTATCCCTCAAGGTCCTGGAGGAGCATCCAACCAGAATAAACCTCTGAACCCCAAGCTTCAACTCATCTGGGGAACGACAATGTACCATGTCGATGATCTCCTGTTTCCCGTGAGCAATCTGCCGGACGTTTACACGCAGTTCAGGAAG GCAGTCGAATCGAAGTCCTCAGTTCAGAACTGCTGCAAATTGCCACCTTTGCTCGGGCCTGCCCCTAGTTCTGGCCTGGATGAGCTTGGAGGCTGGGGGTCAATACCCACATTAGAGTCCCTTGGTCTAAGTGTGACAAAG TCAGAGAAGGGAATGCATTTCCTAGGAGGAGAGAGTGCAGCACTAGGAAGAGTTCATGAATACTTCTGGAAGAAGGATCAGTTGAAAGTCTACAAAGAGACTAGGAATGGCATGCTAGGTCCAGACTACTCCACCAAGTTCTCTCCTTGGCTTGCTTCTGGCAGTCTTTCACCACGTTATATCTGCGAAGAG GTGAAGAGATATGAAAAGCAGAGAGTAGCAAATGATTCCACATACTG GGTTTTATTTGAGCTAATATGGAGAGATTACTTCAGATTTCTTTCAGTAAAATATGGGAGCTCCATTTTCCACTTAG GAGGTCCAAGGAAAGTAGTCTCCAAGTGGAGTCAAGATCAGGTATTGTTCGAGTCTTGGAGAAATGGTCGAACTGG GTACCCTCTTATCGATGCCAACATGAAGGAACTTTTAGCTACTGGTTTCATGTCGAACCGTGGCCGTCAG ATTGTCTGCTCATTTTTGGTCCGAGACATGGCTATCGATTGGAGAATGGGAGCTGAATGGTTTGAAACATGCCTACTGGATTATGACCCCGCTTCAAATTATGGTAACTGGACATATGGAGCAG GAGTTGGCAATGATCCACGAGAAGACCGATACTTCAGTATCCCCAAGCAA GCCAAGACGTACGATCCTGACGGCGAATATGTCGCCTATTGGTTACCGGAGCTCCAGTCACTCCCAAAGGAAAGGAGGAACTTCCCAGGGGCCTCATACATCAAGCAGATCATCCCACTGAAGTTCGATGGTGGACATCAGAAAAAAGATCAGCAATTTAACAGGCAGAGAAAACCAAACAATATTTACAGAAGACAGAAGTAA
- the LOC100828366 gene encoding uncharacterized protein LOC100828366: MGMEHWMSALNPPSGLGRHGDGTMEETKELQKQTGETTMEAHQSTESRDVAIRCPIPCKSRRPYMEYDLRNAQDLSDLIVSKASPPYFMGSPPVRATNPIVHDKQFRAWKVQSIDQSLGVPIPTKGYSVGYRANEGSPYKP, from the exons ATGGGTATGGAACACTGGATGAGTGCTTTGAATCCTCCATCAG GTCTCGGGCGACACGGGGATGGAACAATGGAGGAAACGAAAGAGCTGCAAAAGCAGACGGGAGAAACAACTATGGAAGCACACCAAAGCACAGAGAGCAGGGATGTAGCGATCAGATGTCCAATACCATGCAAAAGCAGAAG GCCATACATGGAATATGATTTGAGAAATGCACAAGATCTCTCTGATCTCATTGTGAGTAAG GCTTCTCCTCCATACTTTATGGGATCTCCGCCAGTTCGTGCAACCAATCCTATTGTCCATGATAAACAATTCCGTGCATGGAAGGTACAGAGCATAGATCAGTCACTAGGCGTTCCTATACCAACCAAGGGTTACAGTGTTGGTTACCGTGCGAACGAAGGATCACCCTACAAGCCTTGA
- the LOC100845878 gene encoding cryptochrome DASH, chloroplastic/mitochondrial isoform X2, which translates to MLHHLSSSSCFPSTAQSLLLLPRSTANLRVLLTMSHDASSSSSSSRPLHGAAAVAVPSLGADETAATADEAFRRHTSPGLRRGGGGGVAVVWFRNDLRVLDNEALVRAWAAAEAVLPVYCVDPRIFAGVTHRFGFPKTGALRAQFLIECLEDLKQNLQKRGLNLLVRHGKPEDILPAIAKAVRAHTVYAHQETCSEEILVERLVHRGLEQVVIPQGPGGASNQNKPLNPKLQLIWGTTMYHVDDLLFPVSNLPDVYTQFRKAVESKSSVQNCCKLPPLLGPAPSSGLDELGGWGSIPTLESLGLSVTKAEKGMHFLGGESAALGRVHEYFWKKDQLKVYKETRNGMLGPDYSTKFSPWLASGSLSPRYICEEVKRYEKQRVANDSTYWVLFELIWRDYFRFLSVKYGSSIFHLGGPRKVVSKWSQDQVLFESWRNGRTGYPLIDANMKELLATGFMSNRGRQIVCSFLVRDMAIDWRMGAEWFETCLLDYDPASNYGNWTYGAGVGNDPREDRYFSIPKQAKTYDPDGEYVAYWLPELQSLPKERRNFPGASYIKQIIPLKFDGGHQKKDQQFNRQRKPNNIYRRQK; encoded by the exons ATGCTCCACcacctctcctcttcctcctgcttTCCTTCCACGGCCCaatccctcctcctcctcccgagaTCAACCGCCAACCTCCGCGTCCTCCTCACTATGAGCCACGACGCGAGCTCGAGTTCGAGCTCTTCTCGCCCCCTGCACGgcgcagcggcggtggcggtgcctTCCCTGGGCGCGGACGAGACCGCCGcgacggccgatgaggccttCCGGCGGCACACCTCGCCAGGTCTGcggcgtggaggcggcggtggagtgGCCGTCGTGTGGTTCAGGAACGACCTCCGGGTGCTCGACAACGAGGCGCTGGTGCGCGCGTGGGCGGCCGCCGAGGCCGTCCTGCCCGTCTACTGCGTCGATCCCCGGATATTCGCCGGCGTCACGCACCGCTTCGGGTTCCCCAAAACTGGAG CATTGAGGGCGCAATTCTTGATAGAGTGTCTGGAAGACCTGAAGCAGAATCTGCAGAAACGAGGCCTCAACTTGCTCGTCCGGCACGGAAAGCCTGAAGACATCCTCCCTGCAATTGCCAAGGCTGTCAGAGCACATACA GTCTATGCTCATCAGGAAACCTGCAGCGAGGAAATCCTAGTCGAGCGCCTTGTGCACAGAGGTTTGGAGCAAGTAGTTATCCCTCAAGGTCCTGGAGGAGCATCCAACCAGAATAAACCTCTGAACCCCAAGCTTCAACTCATCTGGGGAACGACAATGTACCATGTCGATGATCTCCTGTTTCCCGTGAGCAATCTGCCGGACGTTTACACGCAGTTCAGGAAG GCAGTCGAATCGAAGTCCTCAGTTCAGAACTGCTGCAAATTGCCACCTTTGCTCGGGCCTGCCCCTAGTTCTGGCCTGGATGAGCTTGGAGGCTGGGGGTCAATACCCACATTAGAGTCCCTTGGTCTAAGTGTGACAAAGGCAG AGAAGGGAATGCATTTCCTAGGAGGAGAGAGTGCAGCACTAGGAAGAGTTCATGAATACTTCTGGAAGAAGGATCAGTTGAAAGTCTACAAAGAGACTAGGAATGGCATGCTAGGTCCAGACTACTCCACCAAGTTCTCTCCTTGGCTTGCTTCTGGCAGTCTTTCACCACGTTATATCTGCGAAGAG GTGAAGAGATATGAAAAGCAGAGAGTAGCAAATGATTCCACATACTG GGTTTTATTTGAGCTAATATGGAGAGATTACTTCAGATTTCTTTCAGTAAAATATGGGAGCTCCATTTTCCACTTAG GAGGTCCAAGGAAAGTAGTCTCCAAGTGGAGTCAAGATCAGGTATTGTTCGAGTCTTGGAGAAATGGTCGAACTGG GTACCCTCTTATCGATGCCAACATGAAGGAACTTTTAGCTACTGGTTTCATGTCGAACCGTGGCCGTCAG ATTGTCTGCTCATTTTTGGTCCGAGACATGGCTATCGATTGGAGAATGGGAGCTGAATGGTTTGAAACATGCCTACTGGATTATGACCCCGCTTCAAATTATGGTAACTGGACATATGGAGCAG GAGTTGGCAATGATCCACGAGAAGACCGATACTTCAGTATCCCCAAGCAA GCCAAGACGTACGATCCTGACGGCGAATATGTCGCCTATTGGTTACCGGAGCTCCAGTCACTCCCAAAGGAAAGGAGGAACTTCCCAGGGGCCTCATACATCAAGCAGATCATCCCACTGAAGTTCGATGGTGGACATCAGAAAAAAGATCAGCAATTTAACAGGCAGAGAAAACCAAACAATATTTACAGAAGACAGAAGTAA